The Carassius carassius chromosome 37, fCarCar2.1, whole genome shotgun sequence genomic sequence tttatttatttatttatttatttatttatttatgttaaaatgaatacaatgttgcatattttgcacgtatCTTAGGATGCTTTTGAAGACCGTCAGATTTGGAGAATCACCAATTGTTGTTTccactaattgacaaaaatgacattaaaattcaAAGTAATCACTTTTTAGATGTAACTATTATTTGACTACCACCCATTAAATATGTAACTATAATGAAACACAGTTActcatattttgtgttttaaatgtgctcTGCTACTCCCCAACCCTGATTATAATAGCGTGTCCTCAACATCCTCACTTATCTTTAGTGCTAACTCGTAGTACAAAATATATGTTCTCACAGCATTCTCGCTATCTAAACCAGATGCTTCAAAGTTCTTCCCCATTACAATGACTTCCTCCTGAAGTGTGACAGATATCTGAGGCTGAGCCCAGGAGAGAGCGTGCTGCCTGGAGAGGACACAACCGTATCGTTCCTGTTTGAGGAGCCACCTTCAATCTTATAGGAAACGGAGTTGTTATACACTGAGTTGATGTTGCATTCAGGGCACTTGTTTGGGGACAAGGCCGAGCTGTGCCAGAGGCCCATGTGATAGCAGACGCAGCAGCAAAGCACGCTCAACTGGGACCGAGACTGGCTTGCGTTTAAGGGCAGGGGCAGAGACGAGTAGAGCCCACGCTCCTCTGACGGCAAAAGGATGAGGTTGGTGCAGCTGGTACCCTCCTCTATGGGCAAGAACAGGTTGCTGTGGCAGTGATTTTCCTGCCCCAAACTCACAGCTGTGAGGTTACGGCCCCTCTTCAGCGAGGCCCGCTCCTGTGCATCCCGCTTCTCGTCCTCACTGTTCATAGTGAGGAACCTCAATACAACCAGGTTGAGGAAGGCTCCGATCACAGTTAGCCCCACGAGGATGTACATGAAGCTAAAGACCACGTAAGGGGTCTTCTCCTGGAGGTCCTCCTTCTTCTGAAGAGCCACGAAGTCGCCAAAGCCGATGGTGGTGAGGGTGATGAAGCAGTAGTAGTATGCGTGAAAGAAGGTCCAGCCCTCAAAGTGTGAGAAGGCAGCAGCCCCCACACACAGAGTTCCCAAGCAGGACAGGAACCCCACCAACACCATGTTTTCCATGGAGATCTCAGTGCGATGCAGCCCTAGGCACTTCTTGACGTGGCTGAGGAGGTAACGGACGAAGGTGTTCATCCTTTCGCCCAGACTCTGGAACATCACCAGTGTGAGTGGGATGCCCAGACCCGCATAGAACATGCAGAAGACCTTCCCTGCATCTGTGCCAGGGGCCGCATGCCCGTAACCTGCACAAAAACACCCACAAGAGACATCTTAGATCGGCCCATGAGATCATGGCAATGCTGTTTGAAACCCATGCTTTGAAGACATTGAACTGAGAGAGGATAGACTGACAAACATCtggttatgttttattttaaaaaagatttcCTTGCTTCAGTCGAATAAGAACCAAATTGCAGTGTTGATTATTTAAACAGCCTGTATTATTAAACTTACGGTATGTATTCTCTGATGTTAAGAGTTTATAATAGAATTTACAGCAAGGTCTTGGAGGAACATGCAGTGACTGTACAAAGGCATAGCATACCAAACATGTGAGGTTGGAATCACGCATTGGCTGTTATTGTTTCAGCAAACATTAGATTCAAAAACATTCAGAATTTGACATGGAAGTAAATGCGGGTTAAGGGATTTTACTTAAATGAGTGAATTTCTCTCATAAAACAATAAAGGACATTActtgattaaaataaaacatataaccaATTTTTTCTGCATTATGAGATGATCTGTATGATACTTAGAATGGCAAAGCCAAGAGCAACTTTA encodes the following:
- the kcnk15 gene encoding potassium channel subfamily K member 15, with the protein product MKKQNVRTLSLILCMFSYLLVGAAVFDALESETESARKRMLEQKRSDMKRKYRFTELDYREIERVVLLAEPHRAGRQWKFAGSFYFAITVITTIGYGHAAPGTDAGKVFCMFYAGLGIPLTLVMFQSLGERMNTFVRYLLSHVKKCLGLHRTEISMENMVLVGFLSCLGTLCVGAAAFSHFEGWTFFHAYYYCFITLTTIGFGDFVALQKKEDLQEKTPYVVFSFMYILVGLTVIGAFLNLVVLRFLTMNSEDEKRDAQERASLKRGRNLTAVSLGQENHCHSNLFLPIEEGTSCTNLILLPSEERGLYSSLPLPLNASQSRSQLSVLCCCVCYHMGLWHSSALSPNKCPECNINSVYNNSVSYKIEGGSSNRNDTVVSSPGSTLSPGLSLRYLSHFRRKSL